In Eucalyptus grandis isolate ANBG69807.140 chromosome 4, ASM1654582v1, whole genome shotgun sequence, the following proteins share a genomic window:
- the LOC120292450 gene encoding cytochrome P450 71AU50-like, with the protein MVEENRLLKLKYLNAIIKEAFRLHPVLPILVPWTPHASCVVGGYTIPKGSNIFLNMGYIQRDPKIWDKPSEFRFERCLKDPSKYDLSGNNFTYMPFGSGRRWDLPQGVELDLLGKFGLVVKKMKPPVAIPKPRLSSPELYMSSWGPEDEVMLIKSKMFLVLHKCIRPGSSQGGGLVCSGCCIFSIDFIIEYSGALFK; encoded by the exons ATGGTGGAAGAGAACCGCTTGCTCAAATTAAAGTACCTCAATGCTATCATCAAGGAGGCATTTCGCTTGCACCCGGTGCTGCCGATATTGGTGCCTTGGACCCCACATGCTTCCTGTGTTGTCGGAGGTTACACAATTCCCAAGGGCAGTAACATATTCTTGAATATGGGCTATATCCAGAGAGACCCCAAGATTTGGGATAAACCATCGGAGTTCAGATTTGAGAGGTGCTTGAAAGATCCCAGCAAGTATGATCTCTCAGGCAACAATTTCACGTATATGCCCTTCGGTTCCGGTCGAAGG TGGGACCTACCGCAAGGGGTGGAGCTGGATTTATTGGGCAAGTTCGGGCTTGTGGTCAAGAAAATGAAGCCCCCGGTCGCCATTCCCAAGCCGAGATTGTCCTCTCCAGAGCTGTACATGTCGA GTTGGGGACCAGAAGACGAAGTCATGTTGATCAAGAGCAAAATGTTTCTGGTCCTGCATAAATGTATTCGACCGGGCAGTTCTCAAGGTGGCGGGCTCGTCTGCAGCGGGTGCTGcatattttctattgactttATCATCGAGTACTCTGGAGCACTTTTTAAGTAA
- the LOC104442504 gene encoding flavonoid 3'-monooxygenase-like, with the protein MSNRDSEGEEKARQLHCRQSPKLLAKEIVRDQDMMFANQDPNIAATIGSYGGRDITFSSQGPYWRNLRKLFVRQMMSNTSLDACCGLRRQEVKNALSDLYKKSGVPVDIGESAVLILINVIMAMLWGGTLKREKSEAVGAEFREVVAKLMVLVSSPNISDFVLAPAWLNMQGVERDMKRVHMWFDDFIQSAIDCVTEGRTNELFKRKDGEPKSNEQKKDFLQIFLDMEMDLEDNQSPMEKNGALKAIFIDIVVGGTDTTSTTVE; encoded by the exons ATGTCAAATAGAGACTCCGAAG gagaagaaaaagctagACAGCTCCATTGCCGCCAGAGCCCCAAG TTGCTGGCCAAAGAAATCGTGCGGGACCAGGACATGATGTTCGCCAATCAGGACCCGAACATCGCTGCTACAATTGGGTCATACGGAGGAAGGGACATTACCTTCTCAAGCCAGGGGCCTTATTGGAGGAATCTCCGCAAGCTTTTTGTACGGCAGATGATGAGCAACACAAGCCTTGACGCCTGTTGCGGTTTGAGAAGGCAGGAGGTCAAAAATGCTCTGAGTGATCTGTACAAAAAATCCGGGGTGCCAGTAGATATCGGCGAATCGGCAGTTCTGATCTTGATTAACGTGATTATGGCAATGCTATGGGGAGGGACGCTTAAGCGAGAGAAAAGCGAAGCTGTGGGTGCGGAGTTTCGAGAGGTGGTGGCTAAACTCATGGTGCTCGTAAGTAGTCCGAATATTTCGGACTTTGTCCTGGCACCTGCTTGGCTTAACATGCAAGGAGTTGAAAGGGACATGAAAAGGGTGCATATGtggtttgatgattttattcaGTCTGCTATCGACTGTGTCACTGAAGGAAGAACAAATGAACTATTCAAGCGGAAGGACGGAGAACCTAAAAGCAATGAACAGAAAAAGGACTTCTTGCAGATTTTCCTGGACATGGAGATGGATCTTGAAGATAACCAGTCACCAATGGAGAAAAACGGAGCCCTCAAAGCCATTTTTATT GACATTGTGGTTGGTGGAACCGATACGACTTCAACAACGGTTGAGTAG
- the LOC120292834 gene encoding flavonoid 3'-monooxygenase CYP75B137-like, which produces MSNADSGSAWPWLGNAKEENDAIPRATATVLVIAIAALSFFSLCRWRNHATAPLPPGPRGVPFFGYLPFLGTNLHRKFAELAETYGPIYKLRLGSKLYVVVNSPSLAKEIVRDQDMTFANRDPNIAGAIASYGARDIAFSSQGPYWRNLRKLFVQQLMSNMSLDACYGLRRQEVRKALSDLYRKRGLPVDIGELALLILVNMVMGMLWGGTLQGEKGEAVASEFREVVAKLMVLLGSPNVSDFFPALAWLDLQGVERDMKRVHQWLDGFIQPIIDCATKGTTSGPLKQKEGEPKCIEQKKDFLQIFLDMEINLEDNQSPVDKNVALKAILMDVVIGGTDTTSTMVEWVMAELLQNRNVMNKVIHELTEVVGEDEMVEEHHLPKLKYLDAVIKEAFRLHPALPLLVPRTPNASCVVGGYMIPKGSNVFLNMGSIHRDPKIWDEPLEFRPERFLEGPSKYDFSGNNFAYMPFGSGRRICAGLALAERMLPYVLASLLHSFKWEIPPGSELDLLDKFGIVVKKMKPLVAIPRPRLSTPELYMSR; this is translated from the exons ATGTCGAACGCAGATTCCGGAAGTGCCTGGCCGTGGTTGGGGAATGctaaagaagagaatgatgCAATTCCTAGAGCTACTGCAACAGTACTTGTCATTGCTATAGCAGCTCTTAGTTTCTTCTCTTTGTGCAGATGGCGAAACCACGCGACGGCTCCATTGCCTCCAGGGCCCCGAGGTGTGCCATTCTTCGGGTACCTCCCATTCCTAGGGACCAATCTCCACCGGAAATTCGCTGAATTGGCTGAGACCTACGGTCCCATCTACAAACTCCGGCTTGGAAGCAAATTATATGTTGTGGTTAACTCCCCGTCACTGGCCAAAGAAATCGTGCGGGACCAAGACATGACTTTTGCCAATCGAGACCCAAACATTGCCGGTGCTATAGCGTCATATGGCGCAAGGGACATTGCCTTCTCAAGCCAAGGCCCTTATTGGAGGAATCTCCGCAAACTGTTTGTGCAGCAGTTGATGAGCAACATGAGTCTCGATGCCTGTTATGGTTTGAGAAGGCAGGAGGTCAGAAAAGCTCTGAGCGATCTGTATAGAAAACGTGGGTTGCCAGTAGATATCGGCGAATTGGCCCTTCTGATCTTAGTTAACATGGTGATGGGAATGCTGTGGGGAGGAACGCTTCAGGGAGAAAAGGGTGAAGCCGTGGCCTCTGAGTTTCGAGAGGTGGTGGCCAAATTGATGGTGCTCTTAGGTAGTCCGAATGTTTCGGACTTTTTCCCGGCACTCGCTTGGCTTGACCTGCAAGGAGTGGAAAGGGACATGAAAAGGGTGCATCAGTGGCTGGATGGTTTTATTCAGCCGATTATCGATTGCGCCACCAAAGGAACAACAAGTGGACCGTTAAAGCAGAAGGAAGGAGAACCTAAATGCATTGAACAGAAAAAGGACTTTTTGCAGATTTTCCTGGATATGGAGATAAATCTTGAAGATAACCAGTCGCCAGTGGACAAGAATGTAGCACTCAAAGCCATTCTTATG GACGTTGTAATCGGCGGAACTGATACGACTTCAACAATGGTTGAATGGGTGATGGCAGAGTTGCTGCAGAACCGAAATGTGATGAACAAAGTAATCCATGAATTGACAGAAGTCGTGGGGGAGGATGAGATGGTCGAAGAGCATCACTTGCCCAAATTAAAGTACCTCGACGCGGTCATCAAGGAAGCATTTCGCTTGCACCCGGCGTTGCCCTTATTGGTGCCGCGGACCCCAAATGCTTCCTGTGTCGTTGGGGGTTACATGATACCAAAGGGCAGCAACGTATTCTTAAACATGGGTTCTATCCACAGGGATCCCAAGATTTGGGACGAACCGTTGGAGTTTAGACCCGAGAGGTTCTTGGAAGGTCCCAGCAAGTATGATTTCTCAGGTAACAACTTTGCATACATGCCATTCGGTTCTGGTCGGAGGATATGTGCAGGGCTTGCGCTAGCAGAAAGGATGCTACCATACGTTTTGGCCTCTCTTTTGCACTCATTCAAGTGGGAAATACCACCAGGGTCTGAGCTGGATTTACTGGACAAGTTCGGCATTGTGGTCAAGAAAATGAAGCCCCTTGTCGCCATTCCAAGACCAAGATTGTCCACTCCGGAGCTCTACATGTCGAGATAG